The Streptomyces aurantiacus genome includes a region encoding these proteins:
- a CDS encoding lysophospholipid acyltransferase family protein, which translates to MFYYVLKYVLLGPLLRLVFRPRIEGLEHVPATGAAIVAGNHLSFSDHFLMPAILKRRITFLAKAEYFTGPGVKGRLTATFFRSAGQIPVDRSGKDAGQAAIREGLGVLSKDELLGIYPEGTRSHDGRLYKGKVGVAVMALRAGVPVIPCAMIGTFEAQPPGRKIPKMHPVAIRFGEPLDFSRYAGMENEKAILRAITDEIMYAILTLSEQEYVDRYAAVVKAEETAAKAKARKFPRLPQR; encoded by the coding sequence TTGTTCTATTACGTTCTCAAGTACGTGCTTCTGGGACCGCTGTTGCGGCTGGTCTTCCGGCCCCGGATCGAGGGCCTGGAGCACGTACCGGCGACGGGTGCGGCCATCGTCGCGGGCAATCACCTGTCGTTCTCGGACCACTTCCTGATGCCCGCCATCCTCAAGCGGCGCATCACGTTCCTCGCGAAGGCCGAGTACTTCACGGGCCCGGGCGTGAAGGGCCGGCTGACGGCGACCTTCTTCCGCAGTGCCGGGCAGATCCCGGTCGACCGTTCCGGCAAGGACGCGGGGCAGGCGGCGATCCGTGAAGGGCTCGGCGTGCTGAGCAAGGACGAGCTGCTCGGCATCTACCCGGAGGGCACCCGCTCGCACGACGGCCGGCTCTACAAGGGCAAGGTCGGCGTCGCGGTGATGGCGCTGAGGGCCGGGGTGCCCGTCATCCCGTGCGCGATGATCGGCACCTTCGAGGCGCAGCCCCCGGGACGCAAGATCCCGAAGATGCACCCTGTGGCGATCCGCTTCGGCGAGCCCCTCGACTTCTCCCGCTACGCCGGCATGGAGAACGAGAAAGCGATCCTGCGCGCCATCACCGACGAGATCATGTACGCGATCCTCACCCTCTCCGAGCAGGAGTACGTGGACCGGTACGCGGCTGTCGTGAAGGCGGAGGAGACCGCGGCGAAGGCGAAGGCCCGCAAGTTCCCCCGCCTGCCGCAGCGCTGA